A genomic window from Elaeis guineensis isolate ETL-2024a chromosome 3, EG11, whole genome shotgun sequence includes:
- the LOC105042416 gene encoding uncharacterized protein, with the protein MEPKLVAQRSLPSNMPSTPTPMSSASATPFPASSAVTPSLSLGRRQPLIPKEPVKPADRFAEAAGATAAECAAICCCCPCGILNLVVVATLKLPAGLLRRALSRRRKRGVSVGAARKKAGPKVGAMDDDDDFSIHGGHLLLLARGDDAWPSRSPSPELSELEKEMWALFYSAGFWRSPSQREEVVIKI; encoded by the coding sequence ATGGAACCGAAGCTGGTCGCCCAACGGTCCCTGCCCTCCAACATGCCGAGCACGCCGACGCCGATGTCGTCGGCATCGGCGACCCCTTTCCCGGCCTCCTCTGCCGTCACCCCCTCCCTGTCCCTCGGCCGCCGGCAGCCGCTCATCCCCAAGGAGCCGGTGAAGCCCGCAGACCGGTTCGCGGAGGCGGCCGGCGCCACCGCGGCCGAGTGCGCGGCCATCTGCTGCTGCTGCCCCTGCGGCATCCTCAACCTCGTCGTGGTGGCGACGTTGAAACTCCCGGCGGGGCTCCTCCGCCGGGCATTGAGCCGGCGGAGGAAGCGCGGCGTCAGCGTCGGCGCCGCCAGGAAGAAGGCCGGACCGAAAGTGGGCGCCATGGACGACGACGACGACTTCAGCATTCATGGCGGGCACCTCCTGCTCTTGGCCAGGGGGGACGACGCGTGGCCGAGCAGGTCGCCGTCGCCGGAGCTGTCGGAGCTCGAGAAGGAGATGTGGGCCCTGTTCTACAGCGCAGGGTTCTGGCGGAGCCCGTCCCAGAGGGAGGAGGTGGTAATAAAAATCTGA